In Haliotis asinina isolate JCU_RB_2024 unplaced genomic scaffold, JCU_Hal_asi_v2 scaffold_18, whole genome shotgun sequence, the following proteins share a genomic window:
- the LOC137269913 gene encoding scavenger receptor class F member 2-like: MWLLGIVAACIVIIIQGAKCPDSHHCSECCEHTGRCKTQCHRGYFGPTCQEVCSKTCRYHTCEFVPDKGIERCTDGCIPGFQGLTCQRPCDTHHTGCTRCDGEYCQVSGACFSGCRDSYYGAGCKACSSRCKSCNRITSTCEECHPPYSGAECGPSCENCVGGCESGCTQGCRHGFYGDDCKEACSDTCRPNPSLTTDGQCPDGESCPPECHSQSGECVHGCVDGWYGPKCSRRCSSNCQHQRCNQTGACDVGCEHHMSSCEGCLEQCVNLTCASSKASCCRDCNNDTSSCGLSCNGCTVCLDGVVTNSSDYNITSCNCTHNASSPDCPIGACGTNVPLINTETVKYLVLAVICNLATALCGSCCYRRGLSTNRGKERPEGRRADTRAGEVEAGICQDSSLDIEEETRPVTVYL; encoded by the exons ATGTGGCTTCTTGGGATTGTAGCCGCATGCATAGTTATCATCATCCAAG GTGCCAAATGTCCCGACAGTCATCATTGTTCTGAGTGTTGTGAACATACGGGTCGCTGCAAGACACAGTGCCACAGAGGATATTTCGGCCCAACCTGCCAGGAGGTTTGCAGCAAAACGTGCAGGTACCACACATGTGAGTTCGTCCCTGACAAAGGTATTGAGAGATGTACTGATGGTTGTATACCTGGATTCCAGGGACTCACCTGCCAGAGACCATGTGACACTCACCACACAGGCTGTACCAGATGTGATGGGGAATATTGTCAGGTGTCTGGAGCGTGTTTCTCTGGTTGCAGAGACTCCTACTACGGAGCAGGATGCAAGGCATGTTCCAGCAGATGTAAATCCTGCAACAGGATCACGAGCACCTGTGAGGAGtgccatcctccttattcaggAGCAGAGTGTGGACCCTCATGTGAGAACTGTGTGGGAGGATGTGAGAGTGGCTGTACACAGGGATGCAGACACGGTTTCTATGGAGACGACTGTAAGGAAGCATGCAGTGACACCTGTCGTCCTAACCCCTCCCTGACTACTGATGGACAATGTCCAGATGGAGAATCATGCCCACCTGAGTGCCACAGCCAGAGTGGCGAGTGTGTCCACGGTTGTGTTGATGGCTGGTATGGCCCCAAGTGTTCCCGGCGATGCAGCTCTAACTGTCAACACCAGAGATGTAACCAGACAGGGGCGTGTGATGTCGGATGTGAACACCATATGTCTTCTTGTGAAGGCTGCTTGGAGCAATGCGTCAACCTCACCTGTGCCTCATCCAAGGCCTCTTGTTGCAGAGATTGCAATAATGATACTTCTAGTTGTGGACTGTCTTGTAATGGATGTACTGTATGTCTTGATGGGGTTGTTACAAACTCCAGCGATTACAACATCACCTCTTGTAACTGCACTCACAACGCCTCATCACCTGATTGTCCCATCGGGGCTTGTGGCACAA ATGTTCCACTTATCAACACAGAGACAGTGAAGTATCTCGTGCTGGCTGTCATCTGTAACCTGGCAACAGCTCTATGTGGTTCTTGTTGCTACCGTAGAGGGCTGTCCACAAACAG GGGAAAAGAACGTCCGGAGGGAAGAAGAGCAGATACCAGAGCAGGAGAAGTTGAAGCAGGCATCTGTCAAGACAGTTCCTTGGACATAGAGGAAGAAACGCGACCTGTCACTGTATACCTTTAA